In a genomic window of Quercus lobata isolate SW786 chromosome 4, ValleyOak3.0 Primary Assembly, whole genome shotgun sequence:
- the LOC115986030 gene encoding uncharacterized protein LOC115986030, with product MCPVCGQEVESIYHALFKCVGAKNVWELWEECPMVIGTENMDFSNLALKMLECGTPRDMELLIVVAWAIWCSRNLRVFEMVCQGADQVWNHAISMLFDFREAVKFCGLGPLACEVRWKKPQVGVFKINTDGATEVDGRWSSIGVVIRDSRGEVAATLCRVLPGCFSVDETEALAIEARIILVRELDLHQVIVELDSLLVVHQILAKDFNGGLGHIVHGISGFLEGFHS from the coding sequence ATGTGTCCCGTGTGTGGGCAGGAGGTTGAGTCTATTTACCATGCTCTTTTCAAGTGTGTTGGTGCTAAGAATGTTTGGGAGTTGTGGGAGGAGTGCCCAATGGTGATAGGGACTGAAAACatggatttttcaaatttagctTTAAAGATGCTAGAGTGTGGTACTCCGAGAGACATGGAGCTATTGATTGTGGTGGCTTGGGCAATTTGGTGTAGTAGAAACTTGAGAGTGTTTGAGATGGTTTGTCAGGGGGCGGATCAAGTATGGAATCATGCTATCAGTATGCTATTTGATTTCAGAGAGGCTGTGAAATTTTGTGGGCTGGGTCCTTTGGCTTGTGAGGTTAGGTGGAAAAAACCTCAAGTTGGGGTCTTCAAGATAAACACTGATGGAGCTACGGAAGTTGATGGTAGGTGGTCAAGCATAGGAGTGGTCATTAGGGACTCTAGAGGAGAGGTGGCTGCTACTCTTTGCAGAGTTCTTCCTGGCTGCTTCTCGGTGGATGAGACAGAGGCATTGGCTATAGAGGCAAGAATCATTCTTGTAAGAGAATTGGACCTGCATCAAGTCATTGTGGAATTAGATTCTCTTTTAGTTGTTCATCAAATTTTGGCGAAAGATTTCAATGGAGGTCTAGGCCATATTGTCCATGGTATTTCGGGTTTTCTTGAAGGTTTTCATAGCTAG